A single Halarcobacter anaerophilus DNA region contains:
- a CDS encoding MalY/PatB family protein → MIYNFDEIIDRKDTSCVKYDALEKYFGYKDLQPLWVADMDFKTPDVIIKALKEKANKGLFGYPISTQKTDTLVKEWMKKRHNWEIEESWISYVNGVVPAYSAAVEAFSEEGDEIIVQTPVYFPLFNHIKSNNRKMITNPLIEDNGYYKMDLEDLKAKITPKTKIFVLCSPHNPVGRVWSKEELEELAKICLEHNILMISDEIHADIVFKKFTPLASISEEIADNTLTLNSPGKTFNTAGLNCAYAICKNKSIMKKFMVEAQRRGITSVNVFGYVALEAAYEFAEPWLEELLVYLKNNISYTKDYLTKYNSKVTFLEPQATYLLWLNFKNTISDYNKVKQKLLEEAQIALNEGTSFGIDGKGYFRLNCALSKNKLEEALGKIVTHF, encoded by the coding sequence ATGATTTATAATTTTGATGAAATAATTGATAGAAAAGATACATCTTGCGTAAAGTATGATGCATTAGAAAAATACTTCGGATATAAAGATTTACAACCTTTATGGGTTGCAGATATGGATTTTAAAACTCCTGATGTGATAATAAAAGCACTGAAAGAGAAAGCAAATAAAGGACTTTTCGGTTATCCTATTTCAACACAAAAAACAGATACTTTGGTAAAAGAGTGGATGAAAAAAAGACATAACTGGGAAATTGAAGAGTCTTGGATAAGTTATGTAAACGGTGTAGTTCCGGCTTACAGTGCAGCTGTTGAAGCATTTAGTGAAGAAGGTGATGAAATAATCGTACAAACACCTGTCTATTTTCCTTTGTTTAACCATATAAAATCAAATAATAGAAAAATGATTACTAATCCTTTAATAGAAGATAATGGTTATTATAAAATGGATTTAGAAGATTTAAAAGCAAAAATTACCCCGAAAACAAAAATATTCGTACTTTGCTCTCCTCACAATCCTGTCGGACGAGTTTGGAGTAAAGAGGAGCTTGAAGAACTTGCAAAAATCTGTTTAGAACACAATATATTAATGATAAGTGATGAAATCCATGCAGATATCGTATTTAAAAAATTTACGCCTTTAGCCTCTATTTCAGAAGAGATTGCAGATAATACCTTAACATTGAACTCTCCTGGTAAAACATTTAATACAGCTGGTTTAAATTGTGCTTATGCAATTTGCAAAAATAAATCAATTATGAAGAAGTTTATGGTTGAGGCACAAAGAAGAGGAATTACTTCAGTTAACGTATTCGGTTATGTTGCACTTGAAGCTGCATATGAGTTTGCAGAACCCTGGTTGGAAGAATTATTAGTTTATCTGAAAAATAACATAAGTTATACAAAAGATTATTTAACAAAGTATAATAGTAAAGTTACCTTTTTAGAGCCTCAAGCGACATATTTACTTTGGTTAAACTTTAAAAATACTATTAGTGATTATAACAAAGTGAAACAAAAGTTATTAGAAGAAGCACAAATTGCATTAAATGAAGGAACAAGCTTTGGAATCGATGGAAAGGGCTATTTTAGGCTTAACTGTGCACTTTCTAAGAATAAATTAGAGGAGGCTTTGGGTAAAATAGTTACACATTTTTAG